In Drosophila simulans strain w501 chromosome 3R, Prin_Dsim_3.1, whole genome shotgun sequence, a single window of DNA contains:
- the LOC6727392 gene encoding uncharacterized protein LOC6727392 isoform X2 — protein MNWATIIVAIILLLPASQQRSEGLELKVLSYNPTYDFWFFMPTGRPKVVTQNVQNAYWAARTKGGVCFTDLWFYCATGVKIEE, from the exons ATGAACTGGGCTACCATAATAGTTGCAAttatcctgctgctgccagccagccagcaaag ATCCGAAGGTTTGGAACTCAAAGTGCTGTCGTACAATCCCACATACGATTTCTGGTTTTTCATGCCAACTGGCAGACCCAAGGTGGTTACTCAGAATGTACAGAATGCGTATTGGGCTGCTCGGACAAAAGGAGGTGTTTGCTTCACAGATCTGTGGTTCTACTGTGCAACTGGCGTCAAAATAGAGGAGTAA
- the LOC6727392 gene encoding uncharacterized protein LOC6727392 isoform X1 — translation MNWATIIVAIILLLPASQQSFIRSEGLELKVLSYNPTYDFWFFMPTGRPKVVTQNVQNAYWAARTKGGVCFTDLWFYCATGVKIEE, via the exons ATGAACTGGGCTACCATAATAGTTGCAAttatcctgctgctgccagccagccagcaaag CTTTATTAGATCCGAAGGTTTGGAACTCAAAGTGCTGTCGTACAATCCCACATACGATTTCTGGTTTTTCATGCCAACTGGCAGACCCAAGGTGGTTACTCAGAATGTACAGAATGCGTATTGGGCTGCTCGGACAAAAGGAGGTGTTTGCTTCACAGATCTGTGGTTCTACTGTGCAACTGGCGTCAAAATAGAGGAGTAA